One window of Populus nigra chromosome 5, ddPopNigr1.1, whole genome shotgun sequence genomic DNA carries:
- the LOC133694894 gene encoding acetyl-CoA-benzylalcohol acetyltransferase-like, whose translation MEVQITSRKLIKPSVQTPPHLQILKLSILDQYSYYVPNIFYYTNANHEIENINAQKLVEQLEKSLLEVLTLFYQEPKPYELLRRLVPSLAESATSPLLAVQVNICKCGGLAIGVLNSHRIAGTWTMSRFINAWATTHFHDHGISKVTPPTFVSPFILPDSTRLRFPVPPPPRMASKKIVTKIFRFDREAIEKLKSKVISGADSGVKHHPSRVEVVSALIWKALISVAKEKHGYLRSSSMSLPFNLRGKVGVPLDNQCGNLCRPIIARFDAKNQSKLVLSELVSLIGDAKRRASSECVKAVNIPEMFSMVTNSFAEMFEELNKSEVDIFSFTSWCRMGLYEVDFGWGKPAWVSVVPPNIELTILNDTKSGDGIEAWLNLHEKDMIQLQQDPDIMAFTS comes from the exons ATGGAGGTTCAAATCACGTCAAGAAAGCTCATCAAGCCATCAGTTCAAACGCCTCCTCACCTTCAAATTCTGAAACTTTCGATTCTTGATCAGTATTCATATTATGTACCCAATATTTTCTACTACACCAATGCCAACCATGAAATAGAGAACATCAACGCACAGAAGCTAGTTGAGCAGCTAGAGAAATCATTGTTAGAAGTCTTAACGCTCTTTTAC CAAGAGCCCAAACCATATGAGCTGCTTCGTCGTTTGGTTCCTTCTTTAGCAGAATCTGCCACTAGTCCTTTATTAGCTGTTCAAGTTAACATTTGCAAGTGTGGAGGGCTAGCAATCGGTGTGCTCAATTCGCACAGGATAGCTGGTACATGGACCATGTCAAGATTTATCAATGCATGGGCTACAACTCATTTTCATGATCACGGGATTAGTAAAGTTACTCCTCCAACCTTCGTTTCACCATTTATCTTACCGGATTCCACCAGGCTCAGGTTTCCAGTACCTCCACCACCTCGCATGGCTAGTAAGAAAATTGTCACGAAAATATTTCGGTTTGACAGGGAAGCAATAGAGAAACTGAAATCTAAAGTAATTAGCGGTGCTGATTCTGGAGTCAAGCATCACCCTTCGCGTGTGGAGGTGGTCTCAGCACTGATATGGAAAGCTCTCATTAGTGTGGCAAAAGAGAAGCATGGATACCTCAGGTCTTCTTCAATGAGTCTGCCTTTCAATTTGAGAGGAAAAGTTGGTGTCCCGCTAGATAATCAATGTGGAAACCTTTGCAGGCCTATCATTGCTCGGTTCGATGCTAAAAATCAGAGCAAACTCGTGTTGAGTGAGCTTGTGAGTTTGATAGGAGATGCTAAGAGAAGAGCCAGTTCGGAATGCGTAAAGGCCGTAAACATTCCTGAAATGTTTTCAATGGTGACTAATTCTTTTGCAGAGATGTTTGAAGAATTGAACAAAAGCGAGGTAGATATATTCAGCTTCACAAGCTGGTGTAGGATGGGCTTGTATGAAGTTGACTTTGGCTGGGGAAAGCCTGCATGGGTGAGTGTTGTGCCTCCAAATATAGAATTAACTATTCTGAATGATACTAAATCTGGTGATGGAATTGAAGCTTGGTTGAACTTACATGAAAAGGACATGATTCAGCTCCAACAAGATCCAGATATCATGGCCTTCACTTCTTAG